The Tubulanus polymorphus chromosome 6, tnTubPoly1.2, whole genome shotgun sequence genome includes a region encoding these proteins:
- the LOC141907057 gene encoding succinate dehydrogenase [ubiquinone] cytochrome b small subunit B, mitochondrial-like — protein sequence MNGLVFRLGSRGFGLTTGTAGLFRPKFSSVTSRPALPLVTVVAGTAESSQQRRIHTTNVFLSKKEKSRFSDPMVWGDPAKQHLRPSVHWKVERYLATALIPLIPASFIYVHPAMDYILAAGLVLHAYWGLDTVAVDYIHRKVLPPAVCEWMILIFAALGFAGICVFNYNDIGCIGAVKYFWALDKKNKTPAIEQ from the exons ATGAACGGTCTTGTATTTCGTCTCGGTTCTAGAG GGTTCGGCCTGACAACTGGCACTGCGGGTCTTTTTAGGCCAAAATTCTCATCCGTAACAAGTAGACCGGCGTTACCATTAGTAACAGTAGTAGCGGGTACAGCTGAATCATCACAACAGCGCAGAATTCATACGACAAATGTGTTTTTAagtaaaaaagagaaaagtcGATTTTCTGATCCAA TGGTTTGGGGAGATCCCGCTAAACAACACCTGAGACCATCTGTTCACTGGAAAGTCGAGAGATATTTAGCTACAGCTTTGATACCTTTAATACCAGCATCATTCATATATGTGCATCCAGCAATGGATTATATACTAGCAGCTGGATTAGTGTTACATGCTTACTG GGGTTTAGACACTGTTGCCGTTGACTACATCCATCGTAAAGTGCTGCCCCCTGCGGTGTGTGAAtggatgatattgatatttgcgGCGCTCGGTTTTGCCGGTATCTGCGTGTTTAACTATAACGATATCGGCTGCATCGGTGCCGTCAAATACTTCTGGGCTCTCgataagaaaaacaaaacccCAGCCATCGAACAGTAA
- the LOC141906834 gene encoding phosphatidylglycerophosphatase and protein-tyrosine phosphatase 1-like → MVLMQIVPRIAFYPSLLYNIVLEKLSFHNWYNRIDEHIILGALPFRHMTEQLSTEENVKGVITMNEEFETRFLVNTQQEWEENGIKQLRLDTEDFINSPTLTNIIEGMKFIEQIKRDNGTVYVHCKAGRTRSATIVACYIIQKVGCSPTEAVDFIRGKRSHILLRQKQMDSIEEFYNTIKNKPDVNDTT, encoded by the exons ATGGTTTTAATGCAGATTGTTCCTCGTATAGCTTTCTACCCGTCGTTGCTGTATAACATCGTTCTAGAGAAATTATCATTCCACAATTGGTACAACAGAATCGATGAACACATTATACTGGGAGCTCTTCCCTTTAGACATATGACTGAACAG CTGTCTACAGAAGAGAATGTTAAAGGTGTTATAACGATGaatgaagaatttgaaacCAGATTTCTGGTCAACACTCAACAG GAGTGGGAGGAGAATGGAATTAAACAGCTCAGATTGGATACCgaagattttatcaattcCCCGACCCTGACGAACATCATCGAAGGGATGAAATTTATCGAACAAATTAAACGTGACAATGGGACAGTGTATGTACATTGTAAAGCAGGTCGAACGCGTAGCGCTACGATAGTAGCGTGTTACATCATACAG AAGGTCGGCTGCAGTCCGACGGAAGCCGTCGATTTCATACGCGGAAAACGATCGCATATTTTACTCCGTCAAAAACAAATGGATTCCATCGAAGAATTTTACAATACGATTAAAAATAAACCCGATGTAAACGATACTACGTGA